A DNA window from Hydrogenophaga taeniospiralis contains the following coding sequences:
- a CDS encoding FitA-like ribbon-helix-helix domain-containing protein produces MAVVTVRNLPDEVHRALRVRAAHHGHSTEAEIRDILEAAARPPERIKLGSLLASIAREAGGLTDTEAEQFNQLRDKTPAEPMRFE; encoded by the coding sequence ATGGCAGTCGTTACCGTCAGAAATCTGCCCGACGAGGTGCACCGCGCGCTTCGTGTGCGGGCGGCCCATCATGGCCACAGCACCGAGGCTGAAATCCGCGACATTCTGGAAGCTGCCGCTCGGCCACCGGAGCGTATCAAGCTCGGTTCTTTGCTGGCCTCTATCGCCCGTGAAGCGGGGGGGCTGACCGACACGGAAGCGGAGCAGTTCAACCAACTCCGCGACAAGACCCCGGCCGAGCCGATGAGGTTTGAATGA
- a CDS encoding type II toxin-antitoxin system VapC family toxin yields the protein MILIDTNVISESWKLAPDARVLAWLDAQTIETLYLSAVTVAELRFGLAAMPAGKRRTVYLDRLERDVLPAFTGRVLPFDLDASQAYADLMSQARAAGRAIGMADGYIAATAAARGLMVATRDTRPFEAAGLSIINPWEA from the coding sequence ATGATCCTCATCGACACCAACGTGATTTCCGAATCGTGGAAGCTCGCGCCCGATGCGCGTGTGCTGGCATGGCTCGATGCTCAGACGATAGAAACGCTGTACCTGTCCGCCGTGACCGTGGCGGAACTGCGCTTTGGCTTGGCGGCGATGCCGGCAGGCAAACGGCGCACGGTCTATCTGGATCGCCTGGAGCGAGACGTATTGCCGGCCTTCACGGGGCGCGTTCTTCCCTTCGACCTGGATGCCTCACAGGCCTACGCAGACCTGATGTCGCAGGCGAGGGCGGCAGGAAGGGCAATAGGCATGGCGGACGGCTATATCGCCGCGACGGCGGCAGCACGTGGGCTCATGGTTGCCACACGCGATACGCGTCCTTTCGAGGCTGCAGGGCTGAGCATCATCAACCCTTGGGAGGCGTAG
- a CDS encoding response regulator transcription factor: protein MIKVILCDDHAMVRRGIRDTIAEAVDIQVVGEAGSYPELRELLRKTPCDVLVLDLNMPGRGGLEVLAALREEGSPVKTLVVSMYPEDQYAIRCLRAGARGYLNKAGEPAELVNAVRTVQQGRKYVTADVAQMLVDNLSAPESEELHASLSERELQTLQKIATGKKLSEIAEELMLSPKTVSVYRARVLEKLHMSNNAELTVYAIRNSLV, encoded by the coding sequence TCGCCGAGGCGGTGGACATCCAGGTGGTGGGCGAAGCCGGCAGCTACCCCGAGCTGCGCGAACTGCTGCGCAAGACCCCGTGCGACGTGCTGGTGCTCGACCTGAACATGCCCGGGCGCGGCGGGTTGGAAGTGCTGGCCGCGCTGCGCGAAGAGGGTTCGCCGGTCAAGACCCTGGTGGTCTCCATGTACCCGGAAGACCAGTACGCCATCCGCTGCCTGCGCGCCGGCGCGCGCGGCTACCTGAACAAGGCGGGCGAGCCCGCCGAGCTGGTGAACGCCGTGCGCACCGTGCAGCAGGGCCGCAAATACGTCACCGCCGACGTGGCGCAGATGCTGGTGGACAACCTCAGCGCGCCCGAAAGCGAAGAGCTGCACGCCAGCCTGTCCGAGCGCGAACTGCAGACCCTGCAGAAGATCGCCACCGGCAAGAAACTCTCCGAAATCGCCGAAGAACTCATGCTCAGCCCCAAGACCGTGAGCGTGTACCGCGCGCGGGTGCTGGAGAAACTGCACATGAGCAACAACGCGGAACTGACGGTCTACGCGATCCGCAACAGCCTGGTTTGA